TTAACTATCTTTTTGGATTAAAAAAATCTAGTTAATCGAAAAAAGATCTTTAAACAAATTAAAAAATTCAATTATTTTCTACAGAATACTTTAAGTTAATTAAAAGCCCTGATTGGCTCAATTTCTCCAATTTTTCAGCTGCTGAATTTTACATGCCACAGACCCCTTGTCACAGAGGTACCATCTATGCTTCCTATACATATTATGTAATGAGCTTAACAACACAGATCACTGATTATGTCAGATAACCCAAAAACCCTTGTTCAGTCTGAAGTCAAAAAAACCCCAATGATGGAGCAGTATCTTGCCATTAAAGAGGCGCACCCCGACTGTTTATTGTTCTATCGCATGGGAGATTTTTACGAGCTTTTTTATGAAGATGCCATTCAAGCCTCAAAGGCCCTAGATATCACTCTTACCAAACGTGGCAAGCAAGAAGGACAAGAAATCCCTATGTGCGGTGTGCCTTTTCATGCCTATGAAAACTATCTGGCACGATTGATTCGTCAAGGTTTTCGTGTTGCTATTTGTGAGCAAATGGAAGACCCTGCTGAGGCCAAGAAAAATAGAGGATATAAGGCTCTAGTTAAGCGCGATGTTGTGCGCATCGTTACTCCTGGAACTCTTACGGAAGATACGTTGCTGGATCCATCCCAAAATAATTTCTTGTGTATGTTGTGTTTTGAACCAAGGAAACAAGCGCAAAGCATACAATCCTTTTCGCTGGCAGCTATTGATATGTCCACAGGAACATTCTTGGTTGAAGCACTGACCGCACAATCGCTGACTGGTGCTTTGCAGCGTCTGTCACCGCGTGAGCTGGTGATTCCTGATTTTCTACTCCAGCAACCTAAACTGTTTGAGATTTTAAATGAGTGGAAGAAGATCTTGCATCCGCTTGCAGACAGTCGTTTTGATGTAGCTAATAGCCAGCAACGCTTACAAGAAATTTTTGGTGTTAAAACCCTTGATGGCTTTGGTAATTTCACGCCAACTGATCTTATGGCAGCTGGCACTCTTTTGGATTATATCAGGCTTACACAAAAAGGAGGGATCCCACACCTCAACCCACCAAAGAAAATTGCTAGCCAGCATATTCTGGAAATAGATGCGGCAACGCAAAAAAATTTGGAGTTAATGTACACGCTTTCTGGAGAACAACAAGGCAGCCTTTTAAAAACCATTGATCGCACTCTAACCAGTAGTGGAGCGCGTCTGCTGGCAAGGCGTTTGTCTATGCCACTTGCAAATGCATCCATTATCCAAAAACGCCTTGATAGCATTGATTTTTTTCTCAAAAATCCTAAACTGCGCCAGGAGTTGCGCATGCAATTGAAACATTGCCCAGATCTTGAACGAGCTCTTTCTAGACTCTCTCTTGGTCGGGGTGGTCCTCGTGACTTAGCGGCAATTAAAGAGGCATTGCAAAAAGGACAGGCACTAAAAAACAAACTAGGTATTGTCGAAGTTCTCCCTCGGGAATTGCAAGTTTTTCTGGAAACTCTTGGGCATTACGATGCTCTTATCGACCAACTCGATCGCGCATTAGCTGCCGAGCTGCCGCTTCTTGCCCGTGATGGAGGATTTATTGCCAGAGGCTATCAGCAAAATCTTGATGAATACCGTGACCTTAAGGAAAAGGGACGACAGCATATTGCTGATCTGCAAAATCGTTACCGCGGAGAAACCGGCGTTAATTCTCTTAAAATTAAACATAACAATGTCTTAGGGTTTTATATCGAAATTACAACTCTTCATGCCAGTAAGATGACGGATGCATTTATCCACCGCCAAACCATGGCCAATGCCCAGAGGTTTACAACTGTTGAACTATCTGAACTTGAGCAAAAAATAAACGCATCAAGCGAGCAAGTACTGAATCTGGAGTTGAAGATTTTTGATGATCTGGTGGGTGAAATCGTGATGCGGGCCTCTGATCTTAGCAAAACAGCCAGATCTCTGGCTGGATTGGATGTATCTCTCAGCCTTGCACATCTGTCCGATGAACAAAATTACTGCCGACCGCAAATCGACGAGAGTCTTGCCTTTACAATCATTGAAGGCAGACACCCAGTTGTTGAAACTTCGTTGCAACTGCAAGAAAATCAAGCCTTTGTCAGCAATGATTGTAATTTGGGTGATCAACAAAAGATCCTTTTAATTACTGGTCCCAACATGGCCGG
This sequence is a window from Pseudomonadota bacterium. Protein-coding genes within it:
- the mutS gene encoding DNA mismatch repair protein MutS, encoding MSDNPKTLVQSEVKKTPMMEQYLAIKEAHPDCLLFYRMGDFYELFYEDAIQASKALDITLTKRGKQEGQEIPMCGVPFHAYENYLARLIRQGFRVAICEQMEDPAEAKKNRGYKALVKRDVVRIVTPGTLTEDTLLDPSQNNFLCMLCFEPRKQAQSIQSFSLAAIDMSTGTFLVEALTAQSLTGALQRLSPRELVIPDFLLQQPKLFEILNEWKKILHPLADSRFDVANSQQRLQEIFGVKTLDGFGNFTPTDLMAAGTLLDYIRLTQKGGIPHLNPPKKIASQHILEIDAATQKNLELMYTLSGEQQGSLLKTIDRTLTSSGARLLARRLSMPLANASIIQKRLDSIDFFLKNPKLRQELRMQLKHCPDLERALSRLSLGRGGPRDLAAIKEALQKGQALKNKLGIVEVLPRELQVFLETLGHYDALIDQLDRALAAELPLLARDGGFIARGYQQNLDEYRDLKEKGRQHIADLQNRYRGETGVNSLKIKHNNVLGFYIEITTLHASKMTDAFIHRQTMANAQRFTTVELSELEQKINASSEQVLNLELKIFDDLVGEIVMRASDLSKTARSLAGLDVSLSLAHLSDEQNYCRPQIDESLAFTIIEGRHPVVETSLQLQENQAFVSNDCNLGDQQKILLITGPNMAGKSTYLRQNALIVILAQMGCFVPAKKAHIGVVDRLFSRVGAADDLARGRSTFMVEMVETAAILNQSTERSLVILDEVGRGTSTFDGVSIAWSTIEHLHNQNKCRSLFATHYHELTDLESRLPKLKCYTVQIKEWEDKILFLHKVIPGTADRSYGLHVAEIAGLPAPVVKRAQEVLHNLERLPQRRPTVKPLHELPLFAAKAEITPRPESAEILKLKQKISQSDPDSLSPKDAHSLLYELKAMLKVA